A part of Clarias gariepinus isolate MV-2021 ecotype Netherlands chromosome 14, CGAR_prim_01v2, whole genome shotgun sequence genomic DNA contains:
- the LOC128541097 gene encoding kelch domain-containing protein 1-like — MAAPARSDHVALLLGNVLHVWGGLQYANGEEVVLPSDQIWLYDLESGLWTRMGMGGELPPLLSQTCGSLLSGMLYVFGGRDSDTYTNQMYCVDLQDGKYMWKKLSTCAGTPPSPRDRHSCWVYKDRLIYFGGYGWKTVQDINNYKTFTIDETSWVMNGRVLFRFWGWNNEVHVYEPYTATWTEPQIQGRPPEPRASHASAILGSKGYICGGLETQNVDIHCLDLATWTWTQIEPLGPLLPIGRNLHTLTPTSHSTLFLFGGLSISGQVLYDGWEFDTVTREWRERPHPHEDKPRFWHSAVQGMDSDVVVYGGCRDFVLVMDSVMVLRSPSQSHCGDVLVFQSQPYSLTRLCEDCIGKHGSVLQEKMSSLPPKVQRTLHKRMSYFKTEMQEQNGYV, encoded by the exons ATGGCGGCTCCGGCGCGGAGCGATCATGTAGCGCTGCTGCTGGGAAACGTGCTGCACGTCTGGGGCGGATTACAG TATGCGAATGGGGAAGAAGTTGTGTTACCTAGTGATCAGATCTGGCTCTACGATCTTGAAAGTGGACTCTG GACTCGTATGGGGATGGGTGGAGAATTGCCTCCTCTGCTTTCTCAGACATGTGGCTCACTTCTCAGTGGTATGCTTTATGTTTTTGGAGGAAGAGACAGCGACACCTACACCAACCAG ATGTATTGCGTAGACTTGCAAGATGGAAAATACATGTGGAAGAAATTGAGCACCTGTGCAGGAACCCCTCCCTCACCCAGAGACCGACACTCATGCTGGGTCTACAAGGACAG GCTTATCTATTTTGGCGGATATGGATGGAAAACAGTACAAGATATTAACAACTACAAAACCTTTACAATTGATGAGACATCATGG GTGATGAATGGCCGTGTGTTATTCCGCTTTTGGGGTTGGAATAATGAGGTTCACGTATATGAACCCTACACAGCTACATGGACTGAACCCCAAATCCAG GGGCGGCCACCTGAACCAAGGGCTTCCCATGCTAGTGCCATTCTCGGCAGCAAGGGTTACATCTGTGGCGGATTG GAAACACAGAATGTAGACATCCACTGTTTAGACCTGGCCACATGGACATGGACACAAAT CGAGCCTTTGGGGCCTCTCCTCCCGATTGGCCGCAATCTGCACACACTCACGCCAACCTCACACAGCACGCTGTTTCTCTTCGGCGGCCTCAGCATATCCGGGCAGGTTCTCT ATGATGGCTGGGAATTTGACACTGTAACAAGAGAATGGAGAGAGAGGCCACATCCTCATGAAGATAAACCCAG GTTCTGGCACTCAGCAGTACAGGGGATGGACAGTGATGTGGTGGTTTATGGAGGATGCCGAGACTTTGTCTTAGTCATGGATTCG GTTATGGTGCTCAGATCTCCTTCGCAGAGTCACTGTGGAGATGTGCTGGTGTTTCAGAGCCAGCCATATTCACTCACCAG ATTATGTGAGGACTGCATAGGCAAACATGGATCTGTTTTACAAGAAAAGATGTCATCTTTGCCACCCAAAGTTCAGAGGACTCTTCACAAGAGGATGTCTTACTTCAAAACAGAAATGCAGGAGCAAAATGGTTATGTATGA